One part of the Bacteroidia bacterium genome encodes these proteins:
- a CDS encoding RNA polymerase sigma factor, whose translation MAIQDFPNSILKTQNKLYRFALRILGSVQEAEDVVQEVLMKVWEKRLDLGTIQNKEAWCMRMVKNKSLDKLKAKPNQPHEAVESLYYLDSNQSPERETETRDMLDHVSRIIEKLPEKQRMCIQLREIEGNSYEEISEILEISMNQVKTNIFRARQKIRTAMIKLEVEEQKKRPMKESCE comes from the coding sequence ATGGCAATACAAGACTTTCCAAACTCTATTCTCAAAACTCAGAACAAGCTTTATCGCTTTGCCCTGAGGATCCTTGGCAGTGTCCAGGAAGCTGAGGATGTGGTTCAGGAGGTACTGATGAAAGTTTGGGAAAAGCGATTGGACCTCGGCACGATTCAGAACAAAGAAGCCTGGTGTATGCGGATGGTAAAAAACAAATCTCTGGATAAGCTAAAGGCTAAACCGAACCAACCGCATGAAGCAGTAGAAAGTCTGTACTACCTGGATAGCAATCAAAGCCCTGAAAGAGAAACCGAGACCCGCGACATGCTGGATCATGTAAGTCGGATCATCGAAAAACTTCCTGAAAAACAACGGATGTGCATCCAACTCAGAGAGATCGAGGGAAATAGCTATGAGGAAATCTCTGAAATACTGGAAATATCCATGAACCAGGTTAAGACTAATATCTTTCGAGCCCGTCAAAAAATAAGGACGGCCATGATAAAGCTCGAAGTAGAAGAACAAAAAAAAAGACCGATGAAGGAATCTTGTGAATAA
- a CDS encoding DUF4252 domain-containing protein, with product MTKQFYISLATLLCVFLLAAAPQQLHAQNDAIAKYFSKYMDQEEFTSIYISPRMFRLMGANKQQDASPEMKETIRQISGLRILSADSINGNRLYDEIFSKLNQESYEELMSIREPDSDVKFLVKMAGENKVSELLMLIGGDDSFFMMSIIGVNLDLDSVIDIADDIGPSDEEEEDDNNNNEEEE from the coding sequence ATGACTAAGCAATTCTATATATCTCTGGCCACACTACTTTGTGTATTTCTTTTGGCTGCAGCTCCTCAACAACTGCATGCACAAAATGATGCGATCGCCAAATACTTTAGTAAGTATATGGATCAGGAGGAATTTACCAGTATTTATATTTCTCCCCGTATGTTTAGACTGATGGGTGCCAATAAACAGCAGGATGCAAGTCCTGAGATGAAGGAAACCATCAGACAAATCAGCGGTCTACGAATTCTCAGTGCTGATTCTATAAATGGTAACCGCCTCTATGATGAGATTTTCAGCAAACTCAATCAGGAATCTTATGAAGAATTGATGTCAATTCGTGAACCTGATAGTGATGTCAAGTTTCTGGTAAAAATGGCTGGTGAAAATAAAGTCAGTGAATTGTTGATGCTGATTGGCGGAGATGACAGCTTTTTTATGATGAGCATTATAGGAGTGAACCTAGACCTCGATAGTGTAATCGATATTGCCGATGACATAGGTCCTTCAGATGAAGAAGAGGAAGACGACAACAATAATAATGAAGAAGAGGAATAG
- a CDS encoding DUF4252 domain-containing protein: protein MKIKFFILSLMVLPIFMSAQSRSIEKFFEAHKDNDDYTLIEISGNLFNMTKNKDKANKKIRIDGFQLLSAPKGSSGISLSEVRGFANQIKNENFEDLITVRDSDTRFNFMVQESNGIISELVMIADEDDSITIMSLRGKIPTEELDNLYDEVEIDGLEKLKKN from the coding sequence ATGAAAATTAAATTTTTCATCCTAAGTCTGATGGTTTTACCCATCTTCATGTCAGCTCAGTCAAGAAGTATCGAAAAGTTTTTTGAAGCGCACAAAGACAATGATGATTACACCCTTATTGAGATTAGCGGCAATCTCTTTAACATGACAAAAAATAAAGATAAAGCGAATAAGAAAATCCGGATTGATGGCTTTCAATTGCTCAGTGCACCCAAAGGCTCCAGCGGTATTTCTTTATCTGAAGTCAGAGGATTTGCCAATCAGATCAAGAACGAGAATTTTGAAGACCTGATTACCGTTCGTGACTCCGATACACGATTCAATTTCATGGTTCAGGAATCCAATGGAATCATAAGTGAACTGGTAATGATCGCTGATGAAGACGACAGCATCACGATCATGAGTCTGAGAGGAAAGATACCAACGGAAGAATTGGACAACTTATATGATGAAGTTGAAATAGACGGTCTGGAAAAACTGAAAAAAAATTAG
- a CDS encoding VWA domain-containing protein, translating to MKELVGIETFRNPEALLLLALIPIYLFWYIRFYRKQRLLIRLSYDPGKLNKSGPKLSFLRHFPRALQLSSLALIIVAIARPQEVNKIMEKRTNGMEIMLLLDVSSSMEQDDFRPSRLAEAKKTIKSFTANRPNDRIGLILFAATALNYVPLTQDLNYLNRMLDDVGFDFLPKNGTAIGPAMIMGINRMRDHDTETKVMLLITDGANNRGEIDPISAARLAASFDIKTYTIGIGRRGSGRNTASKEVGLDEESLREISRISGGRYFFVNNSTALASALGKISSLEASEIPTIPLREVKDYYPIFVQVAIILLALAYLLMLTFIYNPLEQ from the coding sequence ATGAAGGAGCTTGTTGGCATAGAGACGTTTAGAAATCCGGAGGCATTGCTTTTGTTGGCATTGATCCCAATATACTTGTTCTGGTATATCCGCTTTTATCGAAAGCAAAGGCTTTTGATTCGTTTGAGTTATGATCCCGGTAAACTCAATAAAAGCGGACCTAAATTGAGTTTTCTCAGACATTTTCCCCGCGCGTTACAGCTTAGTTCACTGGCGCTTATCATCGTGGCTATTGCCAGGCCTCAGGAGGTCAATAAAATCATGGAAAAACGAACAAATGGGATGGAGATTATGCTCCTTCTGGATGTAAGTAGTTCTATGGAGCAGGATGATTTCAGGCCTTCAAGATTGGCTGAAGCTAAAAAGACGATTAAGTCTTTCACTGCCAATCGACCCAATGATCGCATCGGTTTGATCTTGTTTGCTGCGACTGCCCTTAATTATGTGCCTCTGACACAGGATTTGAATTACCTCAACCGAATGTTGGATGATGTTGGATTTGATTTCCTGCCCAAAAATGGGACTGCCATTGGACCCGCGATGATCATGGGGATCAATCGGATGAGGGACCATGATACAGAAACAAAGGTGATGCTCTTGATCACAGATGGGGCTAATAATCGGGGCGAAATAGATCCCATATCCGCTGCCCGTCTGGCTGCTAGTTTCGATATAAAAACCTATACGATTGGGATTGGTCGCAGGGGAAGCGGGAGGAATACAGCTAGTAAAGAGGTTGGACTGGATGAAGAAAGTTTGCGAGAGATTAGTCGAATTAGTGGGGGACGATATTTCTTTGTCAATAATTCAACAGCATTGGCTTCTGCTTTGGGCAAAATATCCAGTTTAGAAGCCTCCGAAATCCCCACCATCCCTTTACGGGAGGTAAAAGATTATTATCCTATTTTCGTACAGGTAGCCATCATATTGCTTGCACTGGCTTACCTGCTGATGCTGACCTTTATTTACAATCCCCTGGAACAATAA
- the rfbB gene encoding dTDP-glucose 4,6-dehydratase — protein sequence MKKNILITGGAGFIGSHLVRHFVEKYPDYMVYNLDKLTYAGNLGNLSDLEGKKNYSFIKGDICDADQMELIFSEKKISHVIHLAAESHVDRSILNPLEFVTTNVLGTVSLLNVAKSNWAANMEEHLFYHVSTDEVYGSLADGEFFTEETAYDPRSPYSASKASSDHFVRAYGNTYGLPFVVSNCSNNYGPFQFPEKLLPLFISNILEEKALPVYGKGENVRDWLWVEDHCSAIDLIFHKGKNGSTYNIGGENEWQNIDLIHLLCKIMDKKLGREGGSSSSLITYVTDRPGHDHRYAIDPGKLRNELGWRPSLTFEEGLEKTIDWYLANKEWISNVRSGDYRSYYEKQYGNRLLG from the coding sequence ATGAAGAAAAATATTCTTATCACAGGTGGAGCAGGCTTTATCGGATCTCATTTAGTCAGGCATTTTGTTGAAAAATATCCCGATTATATGGTCTATAATCTGGATAAGTTGACCTATGCGGGAAACTTGGGAAACCTGAGTGATCTCGAAGGGAAGAAAAACTATAGCTTCATTAAAGGAGATATTTGCGATGCGGATCAAATGGAACTTATTTTCAGTGAGAAAAAGATCAGCCATGTGATTCATCTCGCAGCGGAGAGCCATGTAGATCGCAGCATCCTCAATCCTCTCGAATTTGTAACGACCAATGTATTAGGAACTGTTAGCCTGCTCAATGTAGCCAAGTCAAATTGGGCAGCAAATATGGAAGAACATCTCTTCTACCATGTTTCTACCGATGAGGTCTATGGTTCTCTGGCAGATGGCGAATTTTTCACCGAGGAAACAGCTTATGATCCTCGCAGTCCATATTCCGCCTCCAAAGCGAGTTCCGATCATTTTGTGAGAGCATATGGCAATACCTATGGACTGCCTTTTGTTGTAAGTAATTGCTCCAATAATTACGGTCCTTTTCAATTTCCTGAGAAACTTCTTCCCCTTTTCATATCCAATATTCTTGAAGAAAAAGCCCTGCCGGTATACGGTAAAGGGGAGAATGTAAGGGATTGGTTATGGGTTGAAGATCATTGCTCAGCAATCGACCTGATTTTTCACAAAGGAAAAAATGGCAGCACCTATAATATTGGAGGAGAAAATGAATGGCAAAACATTGATCTCATCCACTTACTCTGCAAAATCATGGATAAAAAACTGGGCAGAGAAGGGGGAAGTTCTTCCTCTTTGATCACCTATGTTACAGACAGACCTGGCCATGATCATAGATATGCCATTGATCCTGGAAAATTGAGAAATGAATTGGGCTGGCGTCCATCGCTAACTTTCGAAGAAGGACTGGAGAAAACCATAGATTGGTACCTTGCCAATAAAGAATGGATCAGCAATGTTCGTTCTGGAGATTACCGCTCTTATTATGAAAAACAATACGGTAACAGGTTATTAGGTTAA
- a CDS encoding glycosyl hydrolase — protein MRHLLCMLLCLSMLGQTELWAQKKKKDKNSDKEKTESKEKSLINSGTLSGFKFRAIGPALTSGRISDFAVNPQKPSEYYVAVASGGVWKTTNSGTTYKPIFDSQKSYSIGVVEMAPTNPYTIWVGTGENNGQRSVAYGDGVYKSMDGGKSWKNMGLKNSEHIGMILIHPKDENTVFVAAQGPLWSSGGDRGLYKTTDGGENWKKVLDISEHTGVNEVFIDPRDPNIMYANSWQRARKVWTFLGGGPESAIYKSTDGGESWFKSQKGIPGGDIGRIGMAVSPVNPDIIYAILEAENGGGFYRSTNRGASWQKMSSQTTSGNYYQEIIADPHDVDRVYVMNTWNLVTNDGGKTFVALGEGDKHVDNHCLWIDPKDPEHYLAGCDGGIYETWDAAKSWSYRSNLSVTQFYKVATDNAEPFYNVYGGTQDNFSLGGPSQTTSSSGIVNSDWFVTNGGDGFESQIDPENPNIVYAQAQYGWLVRYDKKSGERINIQPQAGKGEAGLRWNWDAPLMISPHKATRLYFSANKVFKSEDRGNTWEAISGDLSRQLDRNKLPVMGKVWSMDAVAKNRSTSIYGNIVAFHESSVKEGLLYAGTDDGLIHVSENGGGEWKKMESFPGIPDMTYVNMLLTSQHDESTVYAVFNNHKHGDFKPYILKSTDKGTSWTSIASNLPERGSVYCIAEDHVNKNLLFAGTEFGVFVSIDGGGNWTQMKSGLPTIAIRDMEIQKRENDLVLASFGRGFYVLDNYAPLREIGKEQMDKDAHIFAIKDALIFLQSSPIGGRGKSSQGSDYFTTPNPSVGATFTYYLKESPKTIKQKRKAAEKKAVKDGGNPEYPSFDEMRAEDNEEKAYLLFTIKDSDGNIANRMKSSASKGIKRMNWNFRYPSPRPISVRGGGGRRFGGGGGQLAMPGTYSVSMAMVKDAEMTELAGPVEFKVVPLNNSTLPPADKAALFAFQKKVSELSKAVSGAGNLYRELDNKLKHIKEAIRLTPSIPFEKNKDVKMLEEKMRGISLKMNGDQSLSRRQFETAPSISGRINSVMFGMFSSTSAPTKTMEQGYEIAAEEFQPVYASLKEVVKEVKEMEKMLEKYGAPYTPGRMPVWNKE, from the coding sequence ATGAGACATCTACTATGCATGCTCCTGTGTCTGTCGATGCTTGGCCAAACAGAACTATGGGCTCAAAAGAAAAAGAAGGATAAAAATTCCGATAAAGAGAAAACGGAAAGCAAAGAAAAAAGCTTGATAAATTCCGGTACCCTAAGCGGATTTAAATTCCGCGCCATTGGGCCTGCACTTACTTCCGGAAGGATATCTGACTTTGCGGTAAATCCTCAAAAACCCTCAGAATATTATGTAGCGGTTGCTTCTGGAGGAGTTTGGAAAACCACAAACTCCGGAACTACCTACAAACCTATATTTGATAGCCAGAAATCCTATTCCATAGGAGTTGTTGAAATGGCTCCCACCAATCCCTATACCATTTGGGTAGGAACGGGTGAGAATAATGGCCAAAGATCTGTAGCCTATGGAGATGGAGTCTATAAATCTATGGATGGAGGGAAATCCTGGAAAAATATGGGCCTGAAAAATTCCGAGCATATCGGAATGATCCTTATTCATCCCAAAGATGAGAATACAGTTTTCGTAGCAGCCCAGGGACCTCTTTGGAGCTCTGGAGGGGATAGAGGCCTGTATAAAACTACGGATGGTGGAGAAAACTGGAAGAAAGTACTCGACATCAGCGAACATACGGGAGTCAATGAGGTATTTATCGACCCTCGTGATCCTAATATCATGTATGCCAATTCCTGGCAAAGAGCCAGAAAAGTCTGGACCTTTTTAGGAGGTGGACCAGAATCAGCAATCTATAAATCTACTGATGGCGGAGAGAGCTGGTTCAAGTCTCAGAAAGGTATCCCAGGTGGTGATATTGGAAGAATAGGCATGGCCGTTTCACCTGTGAATCCTGACATAATATATGCGATTTTGGAAGCAGAGAATGGAGGGGGATTTTATCGTTCGACCAATCGCGGCGCTTCCTGGCAGAAAATGAGCAGCCAAACTACCAGTGGCAACTACTACCAGGAAATTATTGCAGATCCTCATGATGTGGATCGAGTATATGTGATGAATACCTGGAATCTAGTAACTAATGATGGAGGAAAGACCTTCGTCGCTTTGGGGGAAGGTGATAAGCATGTGGACAATCATTGTCTCTGGATTGATCCCAAAGACCCTGAGCACTATTTGGCAGGTTGTGATGGCGGTATTTACGAAACCTGGGATGCTGCAAAAAGCTGGAGCTACAGATCTAATTTATCTGTAACTCAGTTTTACAAAGTTGCAACGGATAATGCAGAACCCTTTTATAATGTATACGGTGGTACACAGGATAACTTCAGCTTAGGAGGTCCTTCACAAACTACCAGTTCTTCGGGTATTGTAAACAGCGATTGGTTTGTTACCAATGGTGGAGACGGATTTGAGTCTCAGATCGATCCCGAGAATCCTAACATTGTTTATGCACAGGCTCAATATGGATGGTTGGTGAGATATGACAAGAAAAGTGGGGAAAGAATCAACATTCAACCTCAAGCTGGAAAAGGGGAAGCTGGACTTCGCTGGAACTGGGATGCTCCCTTGATGATCAGTCCTCACAAAGCTACCCGTCTATATTTCTCTGCGAATAAAGTCTTCAAAAGCGAAGACAGGGGAAATACCTGGGAAGCCATTAGTGGAGACCTTAGCAGACAGTTGGATAGAAACAAATTGCCTGTAATGGGCAAAGTATGGAGCATGGACGCTGTGGCAAAAAACCGCTCCACCTCTATCTATGGAAATATTGTTGCCTTTCATGAATCTTCCGTAAAAGAAGGTCTTTTATATGCTGGAACGGATGATGGACTGATTCATGTAAGCGAAAATGGCGGAGGCGAATGGAAGAAAATGGAATCCTTCCCGGGCATACCTGATATGACCTATGTGAATATGCTCCTCACTTCGCAACATGATGAAAGTACTGTCTATGCAGTATTTAACAATCACAAGCATGGAGATTTCAAGCCATACATCCTTAAAAGTACAGACAAGGGAACTAGCTGGACTTCTATAGCTTCCAATCTACCAGAAAGAGGATCGGTCTATTGTATAGCAGAAGATCATGTAAATAAGAATCTTCTTTTTGCAGGAACTGAGTTTGGAGTTTTCGTGAGTATTGATGGAGGGGGAAACTGGACCCAAATGAAATCTGGTTTACCCACAATTGCCATTAGAGACATGGAAATCCAAAAGAGAGAAAATGACCTCGTTCTGGCATCTTTCGGCAGAGGATTTTATGTACTGGATAATTATGCTCCATTAAGAGAAATCGGTAAAGAGCAGATGGACAAGGATGCACATATTTTTGCCATCAAAGATGCCTTGATCTTCCTCCAAAGCAGTCCTATCGGAGGCAGAGGGAAAAGCTCTCAGGGATCCGACTACTTTACAACTCCCAACCCAAGTGTTGGCGCGACTTTCACCTATTACCTCAAAGAAAGTCCCAAAACGATCAAGCAGAAAAGAAAAGCTGCTGAAAAGAAAGCAGTCAAAGATGGTGGAAATCCTGAATATCCAAGTTTTGATGAAATGAGAGCTGAGGACAATGAGGAAAAAGCATACCTGCTTTTTACGATCAAAGACTCAGATGGAAATATTGCCAACCGCATGAAAAGTTCTGCTTCCAAAGGCATCAAGCGAATGAACTGGAACTTCAGGTATCCTTCTCCACGTCCGATCTCAGTGAGAGGAGGGGGTGGTCGCAGATTTGGCGGCGGCGGAGGCCAGCTTGCTATGCCCGGAACCTATTCGGTTTCTATGGCAATGGTAAAAGATGCTGAAATGACCGAGTTAGCCGGACCTGTTGAATTCAAGGTAGTTCCTTTGAACAACTCAACGCTACCTCCTGCAGACAAAGCTGCTCTATTTGCTTTCCAGAAAAAGGTAAGTGAGTTAAGTAAGGCTGTCAGTGGTGCGGGCAATCTCTACAGAGAACTGGACAATAAATTGAAACATATCAAAGAAGCTATCCGACTTACTCCTAGCATTCCGTTTGAAAAGAATAAGGACGTAAAAATGCTGGAAGAAAAAATGCGGGGAATTAGCTTGAAAATGAATGGAGATCAAAGCCTTAGCCGCAGACAATTTGAAACAGCTCCTTCTATTTCAGGCAGAATCAACTCGGTGATGTTTGGCATGTTCAGCTCTACTTCAGCTCCTACCAAAACTATGGAGCAAGGATATGAAATTGCAGCTGAAGAATTTCAGCCGGTTTACGCCAGCTTGAAAGAAGTTGTAAAAGAAGTGAAAGAAATGGAAAAAATGCTGGAGAAGTATGGAGCTCCATATACTCCGGGAAGAATGCCTGTTTGGAACAAGGAATAA
- a CDS encoding glutamate--tRNA ligase family protein, with amino-acid sequence MDLEEPYFKTRISPTPSGFLHLGNALNFVYTWLMAKSHNAPLILRIDDLDAPRMRSEYVEDIFRTLDWLGLDYDEGPQSPDELQKTYSQSLRIDRYLEVIKELEEDYFICSCTRKQILKESEDGQYPGTCRESNLDPALLDKYAIRIKVPEGSFVEWEDLKQGPQRLNLYASMRDFVILRKDGIPAYQIASLVDDRDMGVNILVRGEDLKDSSAAQLFLAQRLGFDSFSHANFLHHPLLRGMDGEKLSKSAGALSIRELRKTSTKSSDIITQIAHMLGCPADLRINDVHELLLHVNHIEGLLTLSK; translated from the coding sequence ATGGATCTGGAAGAACCTTATTTCAAGACCAGGATTTCTCCAACTCCCAGTGGATTCCTCCATTTGGGGAATGCACTCAATTTTGTTTATACCTGGCTAATGGCAAAAAGCCATAATGCTCCATTGATTTTACGTATAGACGATTTGGATGCGCCCCGCATGCGCTCAGAATATGTAGAAGATATTTTTAGGACCCTTGATTGGTTGGGCCTGGACTATGATGAAGGGCCCCAAAGTCCTGACGAATTGCAAAAGACCTATTCGCAGAGTTTACGCATAGATCGCTATCTCGAAGTGATCAAAGAGCTGGAAGAAGATTATTTTATTTGTAGCTGTACCCGCAAGCAAATTCTAAAAGAATCAGAAGACGGGCAATATCCCGGGACCTGCAGAGAGTCTAATCTGGATCCTGCTTTGCTTGATAAGTACGCTATTAGGATAAAGGTGCCGGAAGGCAGTTTTGTAGAGTGGGAAGACCTGAAGCAGGGACCTCAACGCCTGAACCTTTATGCCAGTATGCGGGACTTTGTGATCCTGAGGAAAGATGGAATTCCAGCTTATCAGATTGCTTCTTTGGTTGATGATAGGGATATGGGGGTGAATATCCTGGTTAGGGGAGAAGACCTTAAAGACTCATCTGCTGCTCAACTTTTTCTGGCCCAACGATTGGGTTTTGATTCCTTTTCACATGCAAATTTCCTACATCATCCTTTGCTCAGAGGAATGGATGGTGAAAAACTCTCAAAATCCGCAGGCGCGCTCTCCATTCGGGAGCTCAGAAAAACTTCTACAAAAAGCTCGGACATTATAACGCAAATTGCACATATGTTGGGCTGCCCAGCTGACCTGAGGATCAATGATGTTCATGAACTTTTGCTTCATGTAAATCATATTGAAGGACTTCTTACTTTGTCAAAATAA
- a CDS encoding NAD(P)/FAD-dependent oxidoreductase, giving the protein MQAKSPYIIIGSGIAGLAVASLLSRDAFPVTVLEQNWLPGGCMSSYPRKGYIFEAGATTLVGLEKNMPLGHLLDELGIELDAWELEIPMKVLLKDGTEITRYHDLEDWITEAERVFGKKNQRAFWEYCFKVSQFVWDTSLKQKAFPPSSFSDLLSAAKNFEFKQLGFARLAFQSMEGLLGKYDLLDNEPFVDFVNEQLLITAQNYLKEVNVLFGATALCYTNYKNYYVEGGLIKVADLLVDYIRERGGEVQLRKPVEKLTYHNGFYEVESVYRGKQESFSAKSLISAIPLNNTLKLFRGSELEKKHKGKLMKSDQLNSAFTMGIVFPRKKKFDCIHYQIHLKEALPQINTDSIFLSLSHPDDQLRCGMNEYVASISTHIPDPSNHVIEDKSEIEAAIIAALSEQGFLDADEIIFSHSSTAGAWEKWTARSWGFVGGYPQYMSIKPWQMMDARLDHKRAYICGDSTYPGQGIPGACLSGIIAYEKITLDQKKPLEALGIIRKSL; this is encoded by the coding sequence ATGCAAGCTAAATCTCCATACATCATTATCGGCAGTGGCATTGCAGGGCTTGCTGTTGCATCCCTACTTAGCCGTGATGCCTTTCCTGTTACGGTGTTAGAGCAAAATTGGTTGCCCGGTGGTTGTATGAGTTCTTATCCTCGAAAAGGTTACATTTTTGAGGCAGGGGCAACAACTTTAGTCGGATTGGAAAAAAACATGCCTTTGGGGCATTTGCTGGATGAATTAGGGATTGAACTTGATGCCTGGGAGCTGGAGATTCCGATGAAAGTTTTGTTGAAAGATGGTACGGAAATCACGCGATACCATGATCTGGAAGATTGGATAACAGAAGCAGAAAGGGTTTTTGGTAAGAAAAATCAACGGGCCTTTTGGGAATATTGCTTCAAGGTCAGTCAGTTTGTCTGGGATACATCGCTCAAACAAAAGGCTTTTCCTCCCAGCTCTTTTTCCGATTTATTATCAGCAGCTAAAAATTTTGAATTCAAACAATTGGGCTTTGCTCGCCTGGCTTTTCAATCCATGGAAGGACTTTTGGGCAAGTATGATTTGCTCGACAATGAGCCATTTGTCGATTTTGTCAATGAACAACTCCTGATTACGGCTCAAAATTATCTGAAGGAGGTGAATGTCTTATTTGGGGCGACTGCACTCTGCTACACCAATTATAAGAACTATTATGTAGAAGGGGGCTTGATAAAGGTCGCTGATTTGCTGGTTGACTATATCCGTGAGCGAGGAGGAGAAGTTCAATTGAGAAAACCGGTAGAAAAACTTACTTACCATAACGGATTCTATGAAGTTGAAAGTGTCTATAGAGGAAAGCAGGAATCATTTTCTGCGAAGAGCCTTATTTCAGCCATCCCTTTAAACAATACCCTCAAGCTATTTCGTGGATCAGAGCTTGAAAAGAAGCATAAAGGAAAATTGATGAAATCAGATCAATTGAACAGTGCTTTTACAATGGGAATTGTTTTTCCCCGGAAAAAGAAATTCGACTGTATTCATTACCAGATACATTTGAAAGAAGCTTTACCTCAAATCAATACAGATAGCATTTTCCTCAGCCTTTCTCATCCGGATGATCAATTGAGGTGTGGTATGAATGAATATGTGGCTTCTATCTCAACCCATATTCCGGACCCTTCTAATCACGTGATCGAAGATAAAAGCGAAATTGAAGCTGCTATTATTGCAGCCTTGAGTGAGCAGGGTTTTTTAGATGCAGATGAAATTATTTTTTCCCATTCTTCTACAGCGGGTGCCTGGGAAAAATGGACGGCACGATCCTGGGGATTTGTAGGAGGCTATCCCCAATATATGTCCATCAAACCCTGGCAAATGATGGATGCTCGTCTGGATCACAAACGGGCGTATATATGTGGAGACAGTACCTACCCAGGGCAGGGCATTCCAGGTGCTTGTCTTAGTGGAATAATTGCTTACGAGAAAATTACACTCGACCAAAAAAAGCCGCTTGAAGCTTTAGGAATAATAAGGAAATCTTTGTAA
- a CDS encoding 6-carboxytetrahydropterin synthase, with the protein MKVAVYRKAHFNAAHRLHNPDWSDEMNQRVFGKCNNPNYHGHNYDLEVKIVGEVDTRTGYVMDMKELKDLINEHILERFDHKNLNLDTEEFKSLNPTAENIAVVIWNILDKQLRDELQLTIRLYETERNFVEYPAT; encoded by the coding sequence ATGAAAGTCGCCGTATATAGAAAGGCACATTTTAACGCAGCCCATCGTCTTCATAATCCTGACTGGTCTGATGAAATGAACCAAAGAGTATTTGGGAAATGTAATAATCCCAACTACCATGGGCATAATTATGATCTGGAAGTAAAGATTGTAGGAGAGGTTGACACAAGAACCGGCTACGTAATGGATATGAAGGAATTGAAAGATCTGATCAACGAACATATCCTGGAAAGATTTGACCACAAAAACCTCAACCTGGATACAGAAGAATTCAAATCACTGAATCCCACAGCTGAGAATATCGCAGTTGTAATCTGGAATATTCTAGATAAACAGCTGAGGGACGAATTACAATTAACAATTAGATTATATGAAACCGAACGAAACTTTGTGGAATACCCCGCCACGTAA
- the folE gene encoding GTP cyclohydrolase I FolE, which produces MKPNETLWNTPPRNGVNGHNGRNGHNGQNHSGKHGLHEELGDLHVATSTDTPLKPDAFEMDDDKKIELIEAHFSEIMDILGLDLTDDSLSGTPRRVAKMYVKEIFSGLNPANKPEARMFENKYQYNQMLIEKDITFYSNCEHHFVPIYGKAHVAYISNGMVVGLSKLNRIVQYFAKRPQVQERMTMQIVKELKEALNTEDVAVIIDAKHMCVCSRGVKDVNSSTITAEYSGKFKNFETKKEFLSLLEL; this is translated from the coding sequence ATGAAACCGAACGAAACTTTGTGGAATACCCCGCCACGTAATGGGGTAAATGGCCATAATGGACGCAATGGACATAATGGTCAGAACCACTCAGGGAAACACGGTCTTCATGAGGAATTGGGAGATTTGCATGTCGCAACTTCGACTGACACGCCTTTGAAGCCTGATGCTTTCGAGATGGATGACGACAAGAAAATTGAGCTAATTGAGGCACACTTTTCAGAAATCATGGACATCCTGGGATTGGACCTGACCGATGACAGTCTAAGCGGTACTCCGAGGAGAGTTGCGAAAATGTATGTCAAAGAGATCTTCAGCGGACTTAATCCTGCGAACAAACCCGAAGCACGTATGTTTGAGAACAAATATCAGTACAATCAAATGCTGATAGAGAAGGATATCACCTTCTATTCAAACTGCGAGCATCATTTTGTACCTATTTATGGCAAAGCTCATGTCGCTTATATTTCAAATGGCATGGTTGTTGGTCTATCAAAACTGAACCGGATCGTGCAATATTTTGCTAAGCGACCCCAGGTTCAGGAAAGGATGACTATGCAAATAGTCAAAGAGTTGAAGGAGGCCCTGAATACAGAAGATGTGGCAGTAATCATAGACGCAAAACACATGTGTGTTTGCTCTAGAGGAGTCAAAGATGTGAACAGTAGTACGATCACTGCAGAATATTCAGGAAAATTTAAAAATTTTGAAACTAAAAAAGAGTTTCTATCGTTATTAGAATTGTAG